The sequence GTCAGAGCAAGAAAGGGAGAGCAGTGAGGAGAACTCACAGAAGAAGTGATTGAGAGTGTTGAAACCCCAAAACGATAATTTGGTAACAGAACAGGTGAGTATCAAGGAGCAGGCCACTCCCCAGGCGTATGATACCACCACCAGCGTGGTGCAGAGCTTCTGGGACATGGCGACCGTGTAGAGCAGAGGGTTGCAAATGGCCACgaagcggtcataggccatcacaGCTAACAGAAAAGATTCAGTCACCACAAAggtgcaaaagaaaaagaactgtgtCATACAGCCTACAAATGAAATGGTTCTGTCTTCGACCACTAGGTTCACCATGGTCTTGGGAGCAACTATGGAGGAATAGCAGAAATCCACAAAGGACAGGTGGCTGAGGAAAAAGTACATAGGAGTGTGCAGTTTAGGGTTAATTTTGATTATCACTATCATCCCAATGTTCCCGACCGCAGTGACACTGTAGGTGGCCAGAAATACCACGAAGAGGGGGACCTGCAGTTCTGGGTAATCTGAGAAGCCCAGGAGAGTGAACGTGGCcccacttttatttctctctgcccGTATCATGCTTTCTGTTTGTCAGAATCTCAATCAGTCCTGGAACAAAAATATTAAGGAAAGTGATAATATGAGACACTCCATTAATGACTTCTTACCAAGACTGAAAGGTGAAATAAAATATCTCTTTCGgaatttctctgtgtattttttatGCAAGATGTGCTAAATGCCTAATATCTTTTTAAAACGTGATAATCCttctaaaaattttctttaagtaaaacaatacaattttgaattaatttttagtaGTTCTCAattgtaattttaatatttacacaTGAAAATATGAGATCAAGGGATTGgggttattttaaatgaaatcctCCCATAATACTTTCAATTGTCCTTGAACATTGTAAGCTCATTAAAAGTATAACCCAGCATAGTACAATAACTGATTATGTCAGTCCTACAATTAGTAGGAAAATGAGAAATTCctaaacaaattaatttttgcatatgttcACAACGTGACAGGACGAATGACACCCTTGACACTTTACATTTATGCCTTTATTGTTCATTGCAAATTGTACCTTAATACTCGTTTGTGTTTCTGTCTCAGTAAATCTGTTGTGTGCGTCCCAACTCGGGGAGTCCAGCTGGTCAATTCCCCCTCATTGCATGAGGAATAATAAAATTGAgacaaataataaagataatcTAGTCTACTTCCTTATTCTAGAAATGACAAAACAGAAGCTGGAGAACCTTGACTTTCCCTGTACCATGCAAATTGGGACCAGTCTCTACATGCATGGCTAGAACCCTGATTCCACGACTCCCAGCAATTATCCATTGCTCTGCAATAGACTGATCCGTGTTCAAGGTCCAGATACTAAGACATTTGCTTTATTAATGATCATACTCTTAAATGACAAACCAGAAACTATAAATCTAAGGGAAATTGCCCAATGAACATATAAATATCACAGATCTCTATGGTAAAGCAGCATCAAACAGGATGAACTGAGAAAAAGATTTAGCAAAATCTTCTCTCCCAGGAAGAATAACTGTAGCAAAGATTCTGACTTAAAAACTTCCCTTTCGTcagcctccctttctctccttctctcgcTTGCTCTCTcttgctcgctctctctctccctccctccctctctcctccctttaaGACATAACGGGAAATGTACTCTGTCCCTTGATTACCTGTGAAGGAAGAAGATTAAATACTTCAGGTAGCACTATACTATGAAGACATTTCATGATAAAACAGTAATACAAAAGAATCGTTTTTCTCTAACTGGTCACCAGCCCCTCTCAGATCCTACCAGACTGGGAACCTCTTTCTCTGTCACTTCTGGTGAGGTTCTCTCTGGTCCCACAACCCAAGAAATAGATTTCAGATGGCTCATCAGTGAAGATGTCAGATCATGAGCAAACCTGAGACACTCGAGTCCCCTGTCTCTTCCTGCACTCACAAATCTGAGCATTAAAGACAACCTCGAAAGACCATCTATCACAAAGCCAGACATTCTAACTAGTTAACTTACCTAAGGCACTTCAGGGTCCATTTTAAACCAATGTTATATTTCATGTAATAATCCTTGTGAcccaaatgctatttttaaattgCTGCTAAGTGTCTTTCAGTTCAGGAAATATGGCAGCTAAAATCTTCCCtgtattttttctccattttgtagTAATTTTTGCTCCCAGGGCTGCTTTATAGCCTTAATTACAgatgcccccccccctttttttttaaactaggatGTTTGTTTGATctctgtttagttttttttaatttaaatacttgTCTATTTCCCCTTGACTGTACCTTCCAAAATTTGTAGAAGCAAGACAGTGCACATTCCCCAAATTCCCAGAGCGCTTCTAACCCCCATTCCAGGCACTTGTTGTTTATGGGGCTGTTATTCAGGAACCAGTGTGCTTCCTCTTCCTTGGAATTTGAGATATATAACTTTTGCAATGactaaatatttatcaagaattGTCTGGGTCTACATGATAAGATACCCCTCACACGTTTATTTTTTCTAGATACCCTACATTGAAATTTCTATCAATCTGCCTTTAGAATCTTAAAGCATACCTGCTAATGGCAAAGGTAGGACCTCTCCTGGTTGGAAGTGATGCATGTATTCTTATATCTAGAGCCACAACCTTTGGGACTTAAACCCTAGAGGCTCTCTGTTGCCTCATTCTCTTAAAGGCATGAgataaacaattaaaattaatcaCTGCTTATGATGTAATAAGTGTGTACTAGAAAACCTGGAACTTCGGTCAAGTTCGGGGACCCTTGTCCAACGCTACCTGAAGCAAAAGATAAAGGTGACCATCACCAGTGCTGTGATGTGAATATCATTTACCCCATGATATACGGTGATGAGAAAAACCCCTCTCTGGTATTCTTCCCCCAAACCCGTAATCCCAGGTTAGTGTGAGAACACTCATTAGGCAAACCCACACTTGGAAGCCCTCAGCAGGACACCTCGCCAGTGCTCCTTAGAAatgtcaaagaaaagaaaaacaggaaaagagtgAAAAACTGTCACAGAAGAGGTTGGGGAGATATGACAGCTAAAAGCAATGTGGTACCCTGGATTGGATCCCTGAAAAGAAAGAGGgtgttaattaaaaagaaaaaaaaacttatggaatccaaataaaatttagattttagGGATGATCATAACATaccaatatttattttttttaagcattttattttattgtggtaagaacacttaacatgagaccTGCCCTCTTAAGagattttaagtgtacaacacaGTATTGTCGACTACAGATATGGCTTTTATACAGTAACTTCTAGAACTTATTCAAGCTCAACTGAAACTTTATGTCAATTGATTTGCAccttcccatttccccctccaCTAGCCCCTGACAGACGTCTATCATTCCACCCTGATTCTAAGAATTTGATTACATTAGGTACATTAGGTACATTATATGAGTGGAGTCATTTTCTTTGACTGGCTCACTTCACTAAACACAATGTCTTCAATGTCCATCCACGTGGTTATATATTGCAGaatttccatcctttttttttaaggctgaattgtattccattgtatgtatctaCCACATATTCTTCACCTACTTATTTGTCCATAAACATTTAagatgcttccacatcttggctattgtgctTACTTCTGCAATGAACACAGGAATGCtaatatttctttgaaatcatgatttcaattcttttggataaatacccagaggcaggattaccagatcatatatttatttaattatcttattGTGAAAAACTTCCCTcctattttccacagcagctgcaccattttgcatctCTACCAGCAGTCTCCAAAGgatccaatttttccacatccctGCCAGCACTCAGCTAAGTCAGGACCTCTTTTCAAAGCTCTCTGAAAAGTATGTACTTTGTGGTCCAGATACTTAATGTTTGCAGTGGCTCAAAATTTCCCCAAACTGATCTTTTTCATGAAGAAATGACTGAACCTAAGGTATCTATTAGATACTGTACGTGGTAAAGAGTGTACATATTTTCTCAGAACTGCAAATGAACTTACTAGTGGAAAAGGCAGCCCCCCTCCAGCCTCTGGAGAGCTTGCTGGTTTGGGGGAGAGGCTAAGACTCTTATACGTACTTTCACGCCTTCTGCCATGGGTGCCagtgattaggttcttgtctcatcatAGAAAGATTTCAAAGatgagacacagaggtcaagaaagaaGT is a genomic window of Camelus bactrianus isolate YW-2024 breed Bactrian camel chromosome 10, ASM4877302v1, whole genome shotgun sequence containing:
- the LOC105076398 gene encoding olfactory receptor 5D18, with the translated sequence MIRAERNKSGATFTLLGFSDYPELQVPLFVVFLATYSVTAVGNIGMIVIIKINPKLHTPMYFFLSHLSFVDFCYSSIVAPKTMVNLVVEDRTISFVGCMTQFFFFCTFVVTESFLLAVMAYDRFVAICNPLLYTVAMSQKLCTTLVVVSYAWGVACSLILTCSVTKLSFWGFNTLNHFFCEFSSLLSLSCSDTYLNQLLLFIFATFNEVSTLFIILTSYVFIVVTILKMRSASGRRKAFSTCASHLTAITIFHGTILFLYCVPNSKNSRHTVKVASVFYTVVIPMLNPLIYSLRNKDVKDTVSKIMDSKVFSY